One region of Capillibacterium thermochitinicola genomic DNA includes:
- the thrB gene encoding homoserine kinase, producing the protein MVKVMVPATSANLGPGFDFLGLALDLYNTVSFKPADEWYVTAEGYGAEVLTGRSDLLVCKALQRVFAEIGKELKGGIVHLENHIPPAGGLGTSASAIVGGLAAANRFLGEPLSRDELLALAVEIEGHPDNVAPAVFGGLVGVVKSPSQPYTYLKIPFPSALYVVLAVPKLRVPTVEARNLLPKEVPLTEAVFNLSRTGLLVGACYAGRVDLFRLAMEDALHQNRRAVLIPGFHQVVAAAYQEGALGVALSGSGPTIIAFAPENRQQAVGTGMVSAFNEQGIEAQWLSVAVNHDGFRFV; encoded by the coding sequence ATGGTCAAAGTAATGGTTCCAGCCACCAGCGCCAACTTGGGGCCGGGATTTGATTTTCTTGGCCTGGCTTTGGATCTATATAATACGGTGAGTTTTAAGCCGGCGGACGAATGGTACGTAACGGCGGAAGGTTATGGGGCGGAAGTCCTCACGGGACGCTCCGATCTATTGGTTTGCAAAGCATTGCAACGGGTTTTTGCCGAGATTGGCAAGGAGCTTAAAGGCGGCATTGTCCATTTGGAAAACCACATCCCGCCGGCTGGCGGCTTAGGAACAAGTGCGTCTGCCATTGTCGGCGGCTTGGCGGCGGCCAACCGGTTTCTGGGCGAGCCTTTGAGTAGAGACGAGCTTTTGGCCCTGGCCGTTGAGATCGAAGGGCATCCGGATAATGTAGCCCCCGCGGTGTTTGGTGGTTTGGTTGGGGTGGTGAAGTCACCTTCGCAACCGTATACCTACTTAAAGATTCCATTTCCGTCCGCACTCTATGTTGTCCTTGCCGTTCCTAAACTGCGGGTGCCGACGGTGGAAGCACGGAATCTCCTGCCTAAAGAGGTTCCTTTGACCGAGGCGGTCTTTAATCTCTCCCGGACCGGCCTTTTGGTTGGGGCTTGTTACGCCGGACGGGTCGACCTCTTCCGGCTGGCGATGGAGGATGCCTTGCACCAGAACCGGCGGGCGGTTTTGATCCCCGGTTTCCACCAGGTTGTGGCTGCTGCGTACCAAGAAGGGGCTTTGGGTGTGGCTTTAAGTGGTTCCGGGCCGACGATTATTGCTTTTGCTCCGGAAAACCGGCAACAGGCGGTGGGGACCGGAATGGTTTCCGCCTTTAACGAACAAGGAATTGAAGCGCAGTGGTTATCAGTTGCTGTTAACCACGATGGGTTCCGTTTTGTTTAG
- a CDS encoding TIGR04086 family membrane protein, with product MVKQERPAVNSRLALTAVFAGLRYVLALLLIAIFLLALTYWLGWDWSAYEQTIYQYTIYTAVVLGAMAAGYKAKAKGWLIGIILAVAVWLIFFIIGRLCGVEQKITDGLINGAIAVLLGIFGGVIGINL from the coding sequence GTGGTTAAACAAGAGCGCCCGGCAGTAAATTCCCGTTTGGCCTTGACAGCTGTTTTTGCCGGTTTACGGTATGTCCTTGCCTTACTGCTGATTGCAATCTTTTTGTTGGCGTTGACTTACTGGTTGGGTTGGGACTGGAGTGCTTACGAGCAGACGATCTACCAATATACGATTTATACTGCGGTCGTCCTCGGGGCGATGGCCGCCGGTTACAAGGCGAAGGCTAAAGGTTGGCTGATCGGGATTATTTTAGCCGTTGCCGTCTGGTTAATCTTTTTTATCATTGGGCGACTATGCGGGGTGGAGCAAAAGATTACTGATGGTTTGATTAACGGTGCCATCGCGGTCCTGCTGGGGATATTCGGCGGGGT